TGGGGTCGAAGGTGCCGCCGTAGATCAGGTGGAGAGGCCGGGATTCGGGATTCGGGATTGGGGATCCGTCAGCAGCGCTGGCACCCGCCACCCTCGCAGCGCCGCCGTTGCCGATCCCCGATCCCCAATCCCGTATCCCGGCCGTCATACCACCAGCAACCGCACCGCCCGCGCCTCGGCGATCGCCAGCAGCAGACGCTCCAGCGCGACCCAGGCGTCGCCGTCGGCGCGGCCCTTGGCGATGCGGTCGATGCGCCCGGCCTCGGCGGCGAAGCGTTCCCAGCGGCGCGGTTCGGCATGCCGCTGCAGGGCGCGCTTGAACGGGGCCTGGCGCGACTCCCAGATGCCCTGCCCCTTCATCTCCGCGGCCAGGTTGCCGCCGGCGGCCTGGACCTTGGCCAGCGCCGCGGTGCGCAGCAGTTCCTTGATCAGGATCGGCAGCAGCGCCGCCACCGCTTCGCCCTCGGCGCGCAGGCCGGCGAGCATGCGCCCGACCACCGGCGCCTGCCCGGCCAGGGTGGCCTCGGCCAGGCGGAACACGTCGTAGCGCGCGGCGTCGGCGACCAGCGACTCCATCGCCGCCACGTCCAGGCTATGGCCGTCGGCCAGCAGCGCCAGCTTGTCGATCTCCTGCGCGGCCGCCAGCAGGTTGCCCTCGACCCGTTCGGCCAGGCGCTGCACCGCGCCGGCGTCGGCCCGCAGGCCCTTGCTGCGCAGGCGGCGCTCGATCCAGTCGCCCAGCTCGTGCGGCTTGATCGCCCAGGCCACCGCGATCACGCCGATGCGCCCGATCGCGTCGGCCCACTTGCCCTGGTGCGCCTTGCTCCACTCGTTGCAGGTGATCAGCAGCACCACGTCCGGCGGCGGGTCGGCGCAGAACGCGCCGAGCACCTCGGCGCCCTCCTTGCCGGGCTTGCCGCTGGACAGGCGCAGTTCGATCAGCCGGCGCGGGCTGAACAGGCTCGGCGCGTTGAAGCTGGAATACAGCTGGCTCCAGTCGAACTCGCGGCCGTCGGCGTCGAACACCTCACGCTCGCCGATGCCTTCGGCGCGCGCGCGGGCGCGCACCGCGTCGGCCGCCTCGAGCACGCGCAGGGTTTCCGGGCCGGCGATCAGGTAGACCGGGTGCAGCGGCTGCGAGGCCGGCTGGGTGGCGAGTTGTTCGGGACGCAGTTCCATGGCGGCAGCCTACGCCGAGTCGGCGCGGTTGGGAGCGGCGCTGCCGCCGCATCCGGGGATCGGGCGGGCGCGTCCGTCGCCGGCGGGCTGGCGATTGGAGGCGTGCGGCGCCGTGGCGCAGGAGCGCGCAGGCGTTGCGCCGCCGGCCCCGGGCGGCGGCATGACCCGGCCGGTCAAGGTTGCGGCGTGGTCGCCGGCGTGCCTTCGACCGGCGTGCCGGTGGCCGCAGGCGGCGCGGCGTTGACGTTCTTGCCGTCGCGCACTTCGGCGCGCACCACGCTGTCGATCCGGCGCAGCATCGAGGCCGACATCTCGCGGCGCAATTCGTCGGCGAGGATCTCGCGCTCGGTGGTGGTGCCGGTGGCGTCGGTCGGCGGCGACACGTAGTCGCGCGACAGCTCGATCACCTGCTGCGGCACCAGCACGCTGCCGTCGGCGCGGCGGAACACGAAGATCGCCGCGTAGCGCAGGCTGTATTCCTGCGCGCGGCCTTCGGCGTCGAGCGCGATCGGCAGGTCGCCCCAGCGCTCGGACAGCACTTCCAGGCGCGCCACGCCGGTGTTGACGTCCTTCGGCGCGATCTCCGCGCCGGCCGCGCGCAGGCCGCGCTCGAGCAACTTGACCAGCTCGCTGTACGGCGCCGAGGAGACCACCTTCACCGAGGGCGTGCCGGCCGGCAGGGTCAGCTTGTCGCGCAGGTGGAAGCCGCAGGCGGTCAGGGACGTCGCGAGGACGAGGGCGAGCAGGAGTCGGGTCATGGACACAGTCTGGAGGAGCCGGCTGGGCGCGGCAACAGGCGGCTAGCCTGCCGGATGCCGCGTGAACGAGGGTTGAGAAGCGCCGCGCCGCGCGCCGGACACGGCGCCGGGGCGCGGCGCGCGCCGGCGGCGACCGCGGCGCGCCGGCTCACGCCGCCACCAGGTTCACGATCTTGCCCGGCACGATGATGATCTTGCGGATGCTCAGGCCTTCCAGGAACTTGGCGGTGTTCGGCTCGGCCTGGGCCAGCGCCTCGATCTGTTCGCGCGGGGTGTCGGCGGCCACCTCGATGGTGCCGCGCAGCTTGCCGTTGACCTGCACCGCCAGGGTCAGCGCGTCGCGCACCAGCGCGGCCGGGTCCGGCTGCGGGAACGGCAGGTCTTCCAGCAGCGTCGGCGCATGGCCCAACGCCTGCCACAGCGCATGGCTGGCATGCGGGGTGATCGGGTTGAGCAGCAGCACCGCCGCTTCCAGCGCTTCCTGGCGCACCGCGCGGCCCTGCGCGCTGGCGTCGTCGAACCTGGCCAGCGCATTGGTCAGCTCCATCACCGCGGCGATGGCGGTGTTGAAGCTGTGGCGGCGGCCGTAGTCGTCGGCGACCTTGCCGATGGTCTCGTGGGTCTTGCGCCGGATCGCCTTGTGCTCGGCGCCGAGCGCGGCCGCATCCAGCGGCGGCGCGGCGCCGTCGGCGGCATGCCGGTGCACCTGCGCCCACAGCCGGCGCAGGAACCGCGCCATGCCGTCCACGCCGGCCTCGTTCCACTCCAGCGACTGCTCCGGCGGCGCGGCGAACATCGAGAACAGGCGCACCGTGTCGGCGCCGTACTTGCCGACCATCGCCTGCGGGTCCACGCCGTTGTTCTTGGACTTGGACATCTTCTCGGTGCCGCCGATCTGCACCGGCTCCCCGTCGGCCTTGTGCACCGCGCCGACCACGCGCGCCTTGTCGTCGCGCTGCACGTCCACGTCGGCGGGATTGATCCAGTCCTTGGAACCGTCCGGGTTGTGCCGGTAGAAGGTCTCGGCGATCACCATGCCCTGGGTCAGCAGGTTGGTCGCCGGCTCGTCGCTGTCGACCAGGCGCGCGTCGCGCAGCAGCTTGTGGAAGAAGCGGAAGTACATCAGGTGCAGGATCGCGTGCTCGATGCCGCCGATGTACTGGTCCACCGGCAGCCAGTAGTTGCCGCGCTTGTCGACCATGTCCTTGGCGCCGGGCGAGGTGTAGCGCGCGTAGTACCAGCTCGACTCCATGAAGGTGTCGAAGGTGTCGGTCTCGCGCTCGGCCGCCGCGCCGCACTGCGGGCAGGTGGTCTTGCGCCACTCCGGGTCGGTCTTCAGCGGCGAACCGGTGCCGCTCAGCGCCACGTTCTCCGGCAGCAGCACCGGCAACTGGTCTTCCGGCACCGGCACCGCGCCGCAGCTGGCGCAGTAGATCACCGGGATCGGGCAGCCCCAGTAGCGCTGGCGGCTGACGCCCCAGTCGCGCAGCCGGTAGTTGATGCGGCGCTGGCCCTGGCCCTTGCGCTCGAAGCGCTCGGCCAGCGCCTCGAACGCGCCGTAGTGGTCCAGCCCGTCGAACTCGGCCGAGTTGACCAGTTCCAGCTCGCGGGTCTTGTCGCCGTACCAGTCCTGCCAGCGGGTCGGATCGTAGGTGCGCTCGTCGTCGTTCTTCGGCGCCTTCAGCGCGATCACCTGGCGGATCGGCAGCGCGTACTTGGTGGCGAACTCGAAATCGCGCTGGTCGTGGCCGGGCACCGCCATCACCGCGCCGGTGCCGTAGCCCATCAGCACGAAGTTGGCGACCCACACCGGCACCCGCTCGCCGCTGACCGGATGCACCGCCACCAGGCCGGTGTCCATGCCGCGCTTTTCCTGGGTCTCCAGTTCCGCCTCCGACACTCCGCCCTGCTTCAGCTCGGCCAGCAACGCGGCCAGCTGCGGGTTGGACTTGGCCGCATGCAGCGCCAGCGGATGCTCGCTGGCGATGGAGACGAAGGTCACCCCCATCAGCGTGTCCGGGCGGGTGGTGAACACGCGCAGCGGATCCAGCGCCGCGCCGTCGGCGTCGCGCACCTCGAACTGGATCTCCAGCCCCTCGGAGCGGCCGATCCAGTTGCGCTGCATGGTCTTGACCGATTCCGGCCAGCCCGGCAGCTGGTCCAGGCCGTCCAGCAGTTCCTGCGCGTAATCGGTGATGCGCAGGAACCACTGCGGGATCTCGCGCTTCTCCACCAGCGCGCCGGAGCGCCAGCCGCGGCCGTCGATGACCTGCTCGTTGGCCAGCACGGTCTGGTCGACCGGGTCCCAGTTCACCACCGCGTTGCGGCGGTAGGCCAGGCCCTTGCGCATCAGCCGGGTGAACATGCGCTGCTCGTGCACGTAGTACTCGGGCCGGCAGGTGGCGAACTCGCGCGACCAGTCGATCGCGTAGCCCAGCGACTTGAGCTGGCTGCGCATGTGCTCGATGTTGGCGTAGGTCCACTTGGCCGGCGCGGTCTTGTTCTTGATCGCCGCGTTCTCGGCCGGCAGGCCGAACGCGTCCCAGCCCATCGGCTGCAGCACGTTCTTGCCGGTCATGCGCTGGTAGCGGCTGATCACGTCGCCGATCGTGTAGTTGCGCACGTGGCCCATGTGCAGCGCACCGGACGGGTACGGCAGCATCGACAGGCAGTAGAACTTCGGCTTGTCGGAGGTCTCGTTGACCTCGAAGGCGCGGGTGGCGTCCCAGAACTGCTGGGCGGACGATTCGACCTGCTGCGGGTCGTAGGCGGTGGGCTCGACGGCGGACATGGAGACGGGCAAGGGCCAGGCGGCAACAAAGCGGACAAGGGTACCGCAGCGCAGGAAGCGGCTCCAATCCCGGCGACGGGCGGCGCCGGCCGCACCTGCCCGAACGCGGCGCGCGCGGGCGCGCGCATGGCCGCCAGCGCGCCCGTGGCGGGCAAAACCCCGCAGGCCGCGGCGGGCGCCGTGGCGCGCCGGCCAATCCGGGGCGGCATGCGCCAGCGCCGGCAATGGACGCCGAGTGCGCAGCCGCGGGCCGCTTCAGCCGCGCCGCGGCGCCGCGTACGGGCCGGGCCGGCAGGCCAGCAGCGCCAGCCAGGCCCACCACAGCGCGAACACCAGCCGCTGCGCCACCGCCGCCGACAGCAGCGCGTCCAGCGCGAACGCGCCGAGCGCGGCCAGCACCGCCACCGCCAGCGCGGTCCGCGCCCAGCCGCGCGCGCCGGGCCGGCGCCAGGCGCCGGCCGCCAGCAGGCTCGCCGCCGCCGCCAGCGCCACCACCCATAGCAGCCAGGCGCTGGCATGCAGCCGGGTGGCGCGCGATTCCAGGTCGGCCGGGTCCAGCGGCAACAGGCCCATGCCGGCGAAGGCCAGCCCGGCCAGCAGCAGCACCTGCCCGCCGACGCGCAGCGCCCACGGCGCGCCGCGGCCGGCACGGCGCAGCAGGCGCAGCGCCAGCAGCGCGGCCAGCGCCCCGGGCAGCACGAACGCGAGCAGGTCGAACGCCCAGGCGTGCGGCATCCCGCGCGCGCCGAGCAAGGCCACCGGGTGCGACCACGGCAGGTAGCCCGGCAGCGCCAGCCCGAAGCCCAGCACCGCGGCCACCGCGGCCATCGCCAGCAACGGCCCTGCATAGCGCAGCGCCTGATCGTATCGGTTCGCCACCTCGTCTCCCGGCATCCGCGCCGCCACGCCACCGCGGCGCGCCAAGCGCCCATTGTCGCCGCTGCCGCCGCGGCTGGCACCTGCGGCGCGGGGCGGCCGTCCTTCCAGGGTGGCGCCTCGCGCCGCGGCGCATGCGGCGGCGCCGGTGGCGCCCTTGCGCCGCCGCCGGTCTGTCACCATAGAAGCCATCTTCTTCGCCTCCACGATGCCCCCATGTCCGACATGCCCCACGTTTTCGACGCCAAGACCGAGACCTTCGAAGCCGAGGTGCTGCAGAAATCGCTGCAGACCCCGGTGCTGGTGGATTTCTGGGCGCCCTGGTGCGGCCCGTGCAAGACCCTGAGCCCGATCCTGGAGAAGCTGGCCGCCGAGTACCACGGCGCGTTCGAGCTGGCCAAGGTCGACGTGGACCAGGAGCAACAGATCGCCGCCGCCTTCCAGATCCGGTCGGTGCCGACCGTGTTCCTGGTCAAGGACGGGCAACTGGTCGACGGCTTCCCCGGCGCCATGCCCGAAGGCCAGCTGCGCGAGTTCCTGAACCAGCACGGCATCGTGCCGCTGCCGGCGCCGGCCGCGGCGCAGGACGACGCCCCCGCCGCGCCGCTGGACCCGCAGGCCGAGGTGTCGCGCCTGCGCGAGGCGGTGGCGGCCGAGCCGGACAAGGACGAACTGAAGCTGGACCTGGCGCTGGCGCTGGTGAAGACCGGCGCCGCCGCCGAGGCCGAGACGCTGATCGACGCGTTGCCGGCCAACCTGGCCACCGACGAGCGCGCGGTGCGCGCGCGGGCGCGGCTGGGCTTCGTCGGCGCGCTGCAGTCGGCGCCGCCGGTGGAGACGCTGCAGGCGGCGATCGCGCAGGACCCGGCCGACCTCAAGGCGCGCCACCTGCTGGGCGTGCAGCGCCTGGTCGCCGGCGAGGACGAGGCGGCGCTGGAGCAGTTCCTGGAGATGCTGCGCCAGGACCGCAGTTTCGAGGACGGCCTGGCCAAGAAGTCGCTGATCGACGCGTTCCGGGTGATCGAGGACGAGGACCTGGTCGGGCGTTATCGGCGTAAGATGTCCGCGCTGCTATTCTGAGATTCAGGTCACGGACGGGATCGGGCGGCGATGATTCCGCGGTTCGGCCACCCGGTGGCCGGACGAGTCGTCCGGCTCCCTCCGCGACATCACGACCAGGGGGAAACCACAGGCCCGGCCCGTCCGGCGTCGCGTACCCGGTCCTTGCCAGGGCGAGACGTTGAGCAGCCACCACCGCACCCCCTTCCCGCGCCGCCTGCCGCTGCCCGCTTGGCGCCTTCTGGTCCTGTTGCTGCTGGCCTGCGCGGGCCTGGCGGCCGCGCCGCTGGCCGCGGCGCAGGACTGGGTCTACCGGGTCCGCCCCGGCGATACGCTGTGGCAGCTGCGCGACCTCTACCTCAAGCCCGGCCTGGACTGGCAGCGCCTGGGCCGGCACAACGGCGTGGCCGATCCCTATGCGCTGCCGCCGGGGCAGCCGTTGCGCTTCCCCATCGCCTGGCTGCGGGTGCAACCGGCCCCGGCGCGGGTGATCGCGCTGCGCGGCGCGGCCACCGTGCTCGGCATCGGCAATGCGACGGCGCCGGTGCAGGAGGGCATGCTGCTGCCGATCGGCACCACGTTGCAGACCGCGGCCGAGGCCAGCGTGACCGTGCAGTTCGCCGACGGCTCGCAGATGCAGATCCGCGAGAACAGCCGCGTGCGCTTCGACCAGCTGGCCCGCTACGGCGCCACCGGCATGGTCGATACGCGGGTGCGGCTGGAACAGGGCCGCGCCAGCAACGAGGTGGCCCCGGCCCAGGGCCCGGCCTCGCGCTACATCATCCAGACCCCGGCCGGCACCAGCAGCGTGCGCGGCACCCGCTTCCGTGCCGCCGCCGGCGGCGACGGCCAGCTGGCCGCCACCGAGGTGCTGCACGGCGTGGTGCAGGTCGCCAATCCGCACGGCCGGCAGCTGCTGCAGCCCGGCGAGGCCGCGCGCATGGCCGCCGACGGCTCGCCGCAGCCCGAGCGGCTGCTGCCCGCGCCGGTGCTCGACGAGCAGCGCAGCCGCCTGGACCGCGCACCGTACCTGCTGGCCTGGCAGCCGCTGCCGGGCGCGACCGCCTACCGGGTCGAAGCGGTGGACGCCGAGCGCCGCCAGGTGCTGCGCTTCGCGCGGCAGACCGCGCAGGCGCAGATCGCGCTGGACGATCTGCCGGCCGGCCGCCTGCTGGTGCTGGTGCGCGGCATCGCCGCCACCGGCGTGGAAGGCGAGGACGCCGAACGGGCGCTGCAGGTGTGGGCGACGCCATTGCCGCCGCTGACGCTGCAGCCCTTGCAACAGCAGCAGGTGCGCACGCCGCATCCGCGTTTCGAATGGACCCGCAGCGCCGACGCCAGCGCCACCGTGCTGCAGCTGGCCCGCGACGCGCAGTTCAACGACCTGCTGTTCGAACGCGCCACCGACGCCACCCGGCTGCGCGCGCCACTGCCGCTGCCGCCCGGCGACTACTACTGGCGCGTGGCCTCGCGCGATGCGCAGGGGCGCCAGGGCCCGTTCGGGCAGCCGCTGCTGCTGCGGATCAGCGACGCGCCGCCGGATCCGTCGCTGCAGCCGCCGGAAGCGGCCAAGGGCCAGCTGACCCTGCGCTGGCAGGCCGGCGAGCCGGGCCAGCGCTACCGGGTGCAGATCGCGCGCAAGCCGGACTTCGGCGCGCCGCTGCTGCTCGACCGCACCCTGGACACCCCGCAGATCTCGCTGCCGCGTCCGCGCGGCGGCACCTGGTACGTCCGCGTGCAGCAGGTCGACGACGACGGGTACGCGGCGCCGTTCTCGCCGACCCAGACGATCGCGCTGCCGTGCCGGGGCTGCTATCTGGGCGGCGGCGCCGGCGCGCTGCTGTTGTGGCTGCTGCTGTGAAGGCGCCCACGCCGCTGCGCTGGCTTGCGGCCACGGCGGCGGCACTGCTGGCCGCCGGTTTCAGCCTGTCCGACGGCCTGTGGCGGCTGGACAACACGTTCTACGACACGCTGGTGACGCACTGGCGCTACACGCCCGATTCCAGCGTGGTGCTGGTGATGATCGACGACCGCAGCCTGCAGGCGCTCGGGCAATGGCCGTGGCCGCGCAGCACCCACGCGCGGCTGCTGGACCGGCTGAGCGAGGCCGGCGTCAAGCGCGTGGCGCTGGACCTGGTGCTGAGCGAATCGGACCAGGCCGATCCGGACAACGACGCGCGGCTGGCCGCGGCGCTGCGCCGCAACGGCAACACCGTGCTGTCGGTGACCACCAGCAGCACCGATGCCGGCGAGATGCCGCAGGAACTGCTGCCGGTGCCGGTCATCGCCCGCGCCGCGGCCGGGCTGGCGCATACCGACATCGAGATCGACGCCGACGGCGTCTCGCGCGGCATCTACCTGCGCGCCGGCCTGGGCAGTGCGCACTGGCCGGCGCTGGGCGTGGCCCTGGCCGGGCTCGCCCCGCCATGGCCCGGCCTGGCGTCCGACCGTGCCGGACCGGCCGCGGACGCGATGCCGTACCGCTGGCATCGCGACAACTACGTCGGGATCCGCTACGCCGGACCGCCCGGCAGCTTCCCGCAGCTGTCCTACGTCGACGTGCTGGAAGGGCACGTGCCACCGCAGGCGCTGCGCGGCCGGCGCGTGATCGTCGGCGTCGGCGCCACCGGCCTGGGCCAGCGCTTCCTGACCCCGATGTCGCACGAGAACTGGATGAACGGCGCCGAGTACCAGGCCAACGTGGCCGCGATGCTGCTCGGCGGGCATGCGATCACGCCGTTGTCCAAACACCAGCAGATCGGCGCCTCGGCGCTGCTGGCCCTGCTCGCCGTGCTCGGCATGACCTATTCGGCCCGCCACCGGCGCTGGCCGTGGCTGGGGTTGCCGGTCATGCTGGCGCTGATCCTGGCCTGCAGCCTGCTGTGGACGCTGGCCAGCGGCCGCTGGTTCGCGCCGACCGCGTGCCTGGCGGCGGTGACCCTGGTATCGGCCTGCTGGCTGGGCCTGCGCATCGCGCACTGGCAGCGCCAGGCGCACCGCGACGGCCTCACCGGCCTGGCCAACCGCCACAGCTTCGAGCTCGCGTTCCGCCAGGAACTGGCGATGGCGCAGCGCAGCGGCAAGCCGCTGACCCTGATCGTCGTCGACGTCGACCACTTCAAGCGCTACAACGACGCCCTCGGCCACCACAGCGGCGACCGCGCGCTGACCCTGGTCGCCGCGGCGGTCGCACGCCACGCGCGGCGCGCGCACGACGTGGCCGCGCGCTTCGGCGGCGACGAATTCGCGATGATCCTGCCCGACACCGCGCTGGACGACGCGCGCCAGATCGCCGAAGCGCTGCTGGAGGACATCCGCCAGCTGACCGTGCCCGGACCGCAGGGCCCGGTGCCGATCACCGTCACCCTCGGCGTGCACAGCACCACGGTCGATGCGGACACCCGCGACCGCGACTTCTTCGCCCAGGCCGACGCGGCGCTGTACCGGGCCAAGACCGCCGGACGCGACGGCTATGCGTGCAGCGTGCCCGGCCAGGGCCTGGCGACGCGGTGACATCGCTGCGCGCTGCTAGGGCGCGCAGGCAGCGCAGAAACACGGGAGTGGATGGCGCGAGTGGTGCCCGCTGCCGTCGTCGCGCCAGTTGAAAACGCCACGCTGCGTAGCGCACCCCGCGCGGAATTCGGGCGGCCGTCCTCGCTGGCGCCTGCGGCCGGCCGCACCATACTCATGCGAATGGTAAGCTCGCCGCTTCGTCCGTCCCGCGATCCGCCATGAAAGCCTCCCTGTTCCGCCTGGGCCTGAACCTGTGGCCGCCGTTCCTGTTCGCCGGCATCCACCTGGCGGAACTGAGCGCCGACTACCGCTACGCGCGGGTCGAGCTGCGCATGCGGCCGTGGAACCGCAACTACGTCGGCACCCATTTCGGCGGCAGCCTGTTCGCCATGACCGATCCGTTCTGGATGCTGCTGGCGATGCAGAACCTGGGCGGCGCCTACTACGTCTGGGACAAGGCCGGCAGCATCGAGTTCGTGCGCCCGGGGCGCGGCACGGTGAGCGCGCAGTTCCGCCTGGACGAGGCGATGCTGGACGAAATGCGGACCGCCACCGCCGGCGGCGAGAAATACCTGCGCTGGTTCGACAACGAGATCCTCGACGCGCAGGGCGAGGTGGTGGCGCGCACGCGCAAGCAGCTGTACGTCAAGCGCAAGCCGGCGCGCTAGCGCCATCGCAAGGTCGCGATCGCGCCGGGCACGATCGCTGCACGCGCCCGCCGGCGCAGTTCCACGCACCATCGCGCTGCGCCAACACCGGCGGCGGTCCGATGTCCGCAGACCGTCCGGCTGCGCGCGTCGCGACTGAAGTCGCTCCCACAGACTCGCCCACAGGCTCGCGCAGCGCGCCCGGGGTGCGGCGCGGAGGGTGCCGATCCGTTGTGCGGACGGCTCGACGCAGCAGGAACGCGCGTCGATGCCGCCCCAATCGCACCTGCACGGCGTGCGCCATCCGTGCCGGCGGCGCAGCGGCCGGCGCAGCGCTCCACTACACTACGCCGATGTCGCCCGATACCCCCGCTCCGCACCCCCGCCCGTCCCTGCAACGGCTGTTCTTCACCGGCCTGCTGACCCTGCTGCCGATCTGGCTGACCTGGGTCGTGGTCAAGTTCGTGTTCGTGCTGCTGTCGGGCATCAGCAGCCCGTGGGTGGTGCCGCTGTCGGCGCGCATCGCCGCCTCGTTTCCGCGCGAGATGGGCTGGGTCACCGCGCTGTGGGTGCAGAACACCATCGCGCTGATCGCCACCCTGGCGGTGATCCTGCTGGTCGGCATCCTCAGCCGGCGCGTGGTCGGGCAGCGCCTGCTGCGCTGGTTCGAGGCGGTGATGCGCCGCATCCCGCTGGCCAGCGTGGTCTACGACAGCGCGCGCAAGCTGCTGGACATCCTGCAGACCCAGCCCGGCAGCACCCAGCGCGTGGTGCTGATCGACTTCCCGCACCGCGACATGAAGTCGGTGGGCCTGGTGACGCGGGTGATCAAGGAACAGGGCACCGGCCGCGAACTGGCCGCGGTGTACGTGCCGACCACGCCGAACCCGACTTCCGGCTACCTGGAGATCGTGCCGGTGGAGCTGCTGACCCCGACCGACTGGAGCGTGGACCAGGCGATGAGCTTCATCATCTCCGGCGGCGCGGTGGCGCCGGACAGCGTGCCGTTCACCCGCACCATGGACCGCTGAGGGAAGGACGATGCGCAACGGCACGCTGGACGATCGCGCCGTTCGCCTGTTCATCGGCCTGGCCGCGTTCTTCTGCGTCAACGCCGCGCTCGCCGAGTTCATCGGGGTCAAGATCTTCGCGCTGGAAGACACCCTGGGCATCGCGCCGCTGAACTGGAACCTGTTCGGCCAGGCCGGCTCGATGAACTTCACCGCCGGCACCCTGCTGTGGCCGCTGGTGTTCATCCTCACCGACACCATCAACGAGTTCTTCGGCCGCCGCGGGGTGCGCTTCATCTCCTGGCTGGCGGTGGCGCTGATCGGCTACGGCTTCCTGTTCGCGTTCGCCGCGATCGCGCTGGCGCCGGCCGGATTCTGGGTCGGCGCGGCGCAGGCGCAGGGCGTGCCGGACTACCAGGCCGCGTTCGCCGCGGTGTTCGGCCAGGGCCTGTGGACCATCGCCGGCTCGCTGGTCGCGTTCCTGGCCGGGCAGCTGATCGACGTGACGGTGTTCCACCGCATCCGCAACGCCACCGGCGAACGGCACGTGTGGCTGCGCGCCACCGGCTCCACCGCGGTGTCGCAGCTGATCGACAGCTTCGTGGTCATCTACATCGCCTTCGTGCTCGGCCCGCAGCACTGGTCGATCCCGCTGTTCCTGGCGGTGAGCACGCTCAACTACCTGTGCAAGATGCTGCTGGCGGTGCTGCTGATCCCGCTGCTGTACTTGATGCGGCGGCTGATCACCGACTACCTGAGTCCCGCGCGCGCCGCACAGCTGCGCGAGGAAGCGGCGGCCGACTGAGCCGCGCAGCGCCCGCGCAATGCGCGGATGCGCGGCCACGCCGCGGGCCATGTCCGCGCGCCGGCAGCGCCGCCGCGGCGCAACGCCGGCCCCGCCCCGCAGCGCCGGCGCGAACGCCGAAGACATCCGCCCGGCCTGCGTGCGCGCCGCGGCACGCCGGTCGCACAGGCATCGGCCGGGCTGCCCCGCACTGGATTTTTCCTGACCGCGCACGCGGCGGTGGGTGGCCTCCACGGTGCGGATCGGGCAAGCTCCCGGGCTCGCTTGTCGTTGGAGCCCGCAATGCCGCCCAGCTTTCCCCGCCTGCTGTCGCTCGCCATCGCCGCCGTCCTGAGCCTGTCGCTGGCCGCGCCGGCGGACG
The Xanthomonas sp. AM6 DNA segment above includes these coding regions:
- the holA gene encoding DNA polymerase III subunit delta, with the protein product MELRPEQLATQPASQPLHPVYLIAGPETLRVLEAADAVRARARAEGIGEREVFDADGREFDWSQLYSSFNAPSLFSPRRLIELRLSSGKPGKEGAEVLGAFCADPPPDVVLLITCNEWSKAHQGKWADAIGRIGVIAVAWAIKPHELGDWIERRLRSKGLRADAGAVQRLAERVEGNLLAAAQEIDKLALLADGHSLDVAAMESLVADAARYDVFRLAEATLAGQAPVVGRMLAGLRAEGEAVAALLPILIKELLRTAALAKVQAAGGNLAAEMKGQGIWESRQAPFKRALQRHAEPRRWERFAAEAGRIDRIAKGRADGDAWVALERLLLAIAEARAVRLLVV
- the lptE gene encoding LPS assembly lipoprotein LptE; amino-acid sequence: MTRLLLALVLATSLTACGFHLRDKLTLPAGTPSVKVVSSAPYSELVKLLERGLRAAGAEIAPKDVNTGVARLEVLSERWGDLPIALDAEGRAQEYSLRYAAIFVFRRADGSVLVPQQVIELSRDYVSPPTDATGTTTEREILADELRREMSASMLRRIDSVVRAEVRDGKNVNAAPPAATGTPVEGTPATTPQP
- a CDS encoding DUF998 domain-containing protein, producing MAAVAAVLGFGLALPGYLPWSHPVALLGARGMPHAWAFDLLAFVLPGALAALLALRLLRRAGRGAPWALRVGGQVLLLAGLAFAGMGLLPLDPADLESRATRLHASAWLLWVVALAAAASLLAAGAWRRPGARGWARTALAVAVLAALGAFALDALLSAAVAQRLVFALWWAWLALLACRPGPYAAPRRG
- the leuS gene encoding leucine--tRNA ligase, with the translated sequence MSAVEPTAYDPQQVESSAQQFWDATRAFEVNETSDKPKFYCLSMLPYPSGALHMGHVRNYTIGDVISRYQRMTGKNVLQPMGWDAFGLPAENAAIKNKTAPAKWTYANIEHMRSQLKSLGYAIDWSREFATCRPEYYVHEQRMFTRLMRKGLAYRRNAVVNWDPVDQTVLANEQVIDGRGWRSGALVEKREIPQWFLRITDYAQELLDGLDQLPGWPESVKTMQRNWIGRSEGLEIQFEVRDADGAALDPLRVFTTRPDTLMGVTFVSIASEHPLALHAAKSNPQLAALLAELKQGGVSEAELETQEKRGMDTGLVAVHPVSGERVPVWVANFVLMGYGTGAVMAVPGHDQRDFEFATKYALPIRQVIALKAPKNDDERTYDPTRWQDWYGDKTRELELVNSAEFDGLDHYGAFEALAERFERKGQGQRRINYRLRDWGVSRQRYWGCPIPVIYCASCGAVPVPEDQLPVLLPENVALSGTGSPLKTDPEWRKTTCPQCGAAAERETDTFDTFMESSWYYARYTSPGAKDMVDKRGNYWLPVDQYIGGIEHAILHLMYFRFFHKLLRDARLVDSDEPATNLLTQGMVIAETFYRHNPDGSKDWINPADVDVQRDDKARVVGAVHKADGEPVQIGGTEKMSKSKNNGVDPQAMVGKYGADTVRLFSMFAAPPEQSLEWNEAGVDGMARFLRRLWAQVHRHAADGAAPPLDAAALGAEHKAIRRKTHETIGKVADDYGRRHSFNTAIAAVMELTNALARFDDASAQGRAVRQEALEAAVLLLNPITPHASHALWQALGHAPTLLEDLPFPQPDPAALVRDALTLAVQVNGKLRGTIEVAADTPREQIEALAQAEPNTAKFLEGLSIRKIIIVPGKIVNLVAA
- a CDS encoding FecR domain-containing protein; the protein is MSSHHRTPFPRRLPLPAWRLLVLLLLACAGLAAAPLAAAQDWVYRVRPGDTLWQLRDLYLKPGLDWQRLGRHNGVADPYALPPGQPLRFPIAWLRVQPAPARVIALRGAATVLGIGNATAPVQEGMLLPIGTTLQTAAEASVTVQFADGSQMQIRENSRVRFDQLARYGATGMVDTRVRLEQGRASNEVAPAQGPASRYIIQTPAGTSSVRGTRFRAAAGGDGQLAATEVLHGVVQVANPHGRQLLQPGEAARMAADGSPQPERLLPAPVLDEQRSRLDRAPYLLAWQPLPGATAYRVEAVDAERRQVLRFARQTAQAQIALDDLPAGRLLVLVRGIAATGVEGEDAERALQVWATPLPPLTLQPLQQQQVRTPHPRFEWTRSADASATVLQLARDAQFNDLLFERATDATRLRAPLPLPPGDYYWRVASRDAQGRQGPFGQPLLLRISDAPPDPSLQPPEAAKGQLTLRWQAGEPGQRYRVQIARKPDFGAPLLLDRTLDTPQISLPRPRGGTWYVRVQQVDDDGYAAPFSPTQTIALPCRGCYLGGGAGALLLWLLL
- the trxA gene encoding thioredoxin produces the protein MSDMPHVFDAKTETFEAEVLQKSLQTPVLVDFWAPWCGPCKTLSPILEKLAAEYHGAFELAKVDVDQEQQIAAAFQIRSVPTVFLVKDGQLVDGFPGAMPEGQLREFLNQHGIVPLPAPAAAQDDAPAAPLDPQAEVSRLREAVAAEPDKDELKLDLALALVKTGAAAEAETLIDALPANLATDERAVRARARLGFVGALQSAPPVETLQAAIAQDPADLKARHLLGVQRLVAGEDEAALEQFLEMLRQDRSFEDGLAKKSLIDAFRVIEDEDLVGRYRRKMSALLF